CATTGTCCGGGTCTTTGACCGATTGGGCAACCGGGAGAACCGCAACAGGGCGCGGATGAAGTTTGTCATGCAGGAGTTCGGCGTGGAGAAGTTCCGGAAGCTGGTCTTCAAAGAGCGGACCGGCCTCAAGCTCACCATGGCCGGAAAACTTTCTCCCGTAATCATCCGAGAAGAGAACCCCCCGGCCGGAAGGCCTACACCAGTGAGCCTTCCGGATCTCGATAACCCTGCCTATGAGCGCTGGCGGCGTACCAACGTCCGACCCCAGAAGCAGCCGGGCTACGTTATGGTAACGGTCCGTTTGGATCTCGGCGATATCACGGCTCTTCAGCTTCGGCTCCTGGCCTTCTGTGCCCGAGAGTTTGGCGACGGCACCGTCAGGACCACAAACCAACAAAACTTTCTCCTCAGGTGGGTCCCGGCCGGCGTCGTCGTCGCGCTGTACCGGGTCCTTCGCCGTGCTGATGTGGCCCGCCCCGGGGCTGAGCGGCTCATCGACATCACGGCCTGCCCCGGCGCAGACACGTGCCAGCTCGGGATCACCTCTTCCCGGGGGCTGGCGATGGCGATCGGCAGGGTGGTGGAAGAAAAGCACCCGGACCTGGTGGAGGAGGTGGGCGGACGGATCAAGATCTCCGGCTGCCCGAACTCCTGCGGCCAACACCATATGGCCACCATTGGGTTCTACGGCGGGTCCAAGAAATTCAGCGGGCGGCAGGCCCCGACCTATCAGATGTTCCTGGGAGGAGCGTGGGGGGATGGCACCGCCCGGTTCGGCAAGCCTACTCTGAGGATCCCGGCGAAGAACATCCCGATGGCCATTGACAGGCTCCTCCAGATCTATAAGGCGAACCGGGAAAACTGCGAGGTCCTTATCACCTTTCTGGATCGTTTCGGATCGGGTCGAGTGGCGGAGATCCTGGCCGAGTTCACCCAGCTACCCGCCTATGAAGAGGCCCCAGATGGGTTCCGGGATTGGGGGGCGGAAGAGGCCTTCCAGCCCAAGACGGGCGCCGGTGAGTGCGCGGTGTAGGGGGAGGAAATGCCGTCCGTTGAGGAGGGACGAGGATGAGGTATGAGATCCGGATAAGCGGCGATGGAGGGCAGGGGATCATCCTGGCCGAGGCGGCCATCGAGGATGGGAAGAACGTCGCTCAGACCGGTGAGTGGGATGTCGAAGCAGTCCTCGACCTCACGCCCGGGGAGTCGGAGATCCTTCTCCAGGGGGGACTGCTCAACGCTGTTCGGGCGCGGAGAGG
This is a stretch of genomic DNA from Candidatus Methylomirabilota bacterium. It encodes these proteins:
- a CDS encoding nitrite/sulfite reductase; translation: IVRVFDRLGNRENRNRARMKFVMQEFGVEKFRKLVFKERTGLKLTMAGKLSPVIIREENPPAGRPTPVSLPDLDNPAYERWRRTNVRPQKQPGYVMVTVRLDLGDITALQLRLLAFCAREFGDGTVRTTNQQNFLLRWVPAGVVVALYRVLRRADVARPGAERLIDITACPGADTCQLGITSSRGLAMAIGRVVEEKHPDLVEEVGGRIKISGCPNSCGQHHMATIGFYGGSKKFSGRQAPTYQMFLGGAWGDGTARFGKPTLRIPAKNIPMAIDRLLQIYKANRENCEVLITFLDRFGSGRVAEILAEFTQLPAYEEAPDGFRDWGAEEAFQPKTGAGECAV